A region from the Falco peregrinus isolate bFalPer1 chromosome 19, bFalPer1.pri, whole genome shotgun sequence genome encodes:
- the LOC114014071 gene encoding LOW QUALITY PROTEIN: toll-like receptor 2 (The sequence of the model RefSeq protein was modified relative to this genomic sequence to represent the inferred CDS: deleted 2 bases in 2 codons), with protein sequence MAWIGGTGMDWEGLDWGTGRAGLGALSGAVGRRCLGGGGNTPATPIFGANSRWDARVCRAGCQRRFGAGRCWCWRGVAAPPPCRIDAANRTGLCRGQDLALVPPGLPAALRHLDLSYNRLREVAAGAFAGLTQLRHLDLAYNSISRIAPDAFLSNLLLEHLRLFNNSLGSIPAPALRPLANLRWLDMSNNPYRSAALDGAFRGLRALRELSLGGPLLQDISRGDFAVLKDTALRKFAIKSASGLRRYEAGAFSWLNTTELWCDVALDGSAAALPVMLRDLRGKPLDYLRFRNLFEFTYYTGDADPFAGLAELQITKLVFYRGKFSENLLRLALLNVQRSRICELALVAIDFARSPWQNGSSAGATAPRLNRLVLQDISNPDILRFDWTFTWLSGVAALSIINVNFNYVPCDVWGELRNVKTLDISGNRLRDSYIYNQLCHYQGVMPKLENFILASNQLLSLAVLATLTRTWPRLNRLDASHNSLGSLQETCQWSPTLRWLALHHNQVTVDTFRCLPTTLEYLDLSYSQLDRLDMDYFSQSPRLRELRLSGNKIKFIPSEWRCLRLEVLAIDGNSFGIINRGSFVNMPRLVSLAAGNNPYHCTCDLYLFLEETRRWGRPTLADWPHNWTCYHPEPLLDTAVATYTPRPLECNVPALVTVAVASTAVVVVVCAVLCWKLDAGWYLRATYRLVRARYGKRPAGTARRCSYHAFISYSRADAGWVRQELLQRLENIVPPYRLCIHERDFTPGRWIIENIVENIERSAKVIFILSRSFVDSEWCNYELYFAHQRAVGAGSEDVILVVLEPMEARGLPRRFARLRALLATRTYLEWPREPQRRPFFWLQLRGLLGSPGGLEPAAGEEVAVGGHHVAVALGPPVPRVALGCCWGVPTQG encoded by the exons ATGGCCTGGATTGGGGGCACTGGGATGGACTGGGAGGGGCTGGACTGGGGCACAGGTAGGGCTGGATTGGGGGCGCTCAG CGGCGCCGTGGGGCGCAGgtgtttgggggggggcggcaaCACACCAGCGACACCCATTTTTGGGGCCAATTCcag GTGGGATGCCCGGGTGTGCCGTGCCGGATGCCAGCGGCGGTTTGGTGCTGGGCGCTGCTGGTGCTGGCGGGGGGTGGCAGCGCCGCCGCCGTGCCGCATCGACGCCGCCAACCGGAcggggctgtgccgggggcAGGACCTGGCGCTGGTgccccccggcctccccgcGGCCCTGCGCCACCTCGACCTCTCCTACAACCGCCTGCGGGAGGTGGCGGCGGGCGCCTTCGCCGGCCTGACCCAGCTGCGGCACTTGGACTTGGCCTACAACAGCATCTCGCGCATCGCGCCCGACGCCTTCCTCTCCAACCTCCTCCTGGAGCACCTCCGGCTCTTCAACAACTCCCTCGGCTCCATCCCGGCGCCGGCGTTGCGCCCGTTGGCCAACCTCCGTTGGCTGGACATGTCCAACAACCCCTACCGCAGCGCCGCGCTGGACGGCGCCTTCAGGGGGCTGCGGGCGCTGCGGGAGCTGTCGCTGGGGGGGCCGCTGCTGCAGGACATCTCCCGG GGGGACTTCGCCGTCTTGAAGGACACGGCGCTGCGCAAGTTTGCCATCAAGTCGGCCTCCGGCCTGCGGCGCTACGAGGCCGGGGCCTTCTCGTGGCTCAACACCACGGAGCTGTGGTGCGACGTGGCCCTGGACGGCAGCGCAGCGGCTCTGCCGGTGATGCTGCGGGACCTGCGGGGCAAACCCCTCGACTACCTGCGCTTCCGTAACCTCTTCGAGTTCACCTACTACACCGGCGACGCCGACCCCTTCGCCGGCTTGGCCGAGCTGCAGATCACCAAGTTGGTCTTCTACCGGGGCAAGTTCAGCGAGAACCTCCTCCGCTTGGCCCTGCTCAACGTCCAACGCTCCCGCATCTGTGAATTGGCGCTGGTGGCCATCGACTTCGCCCGCTCGCCGTGGCAGAATGGCTCCAGTGCGGGGGCGACCGCCCCACGGCTCAACCGCCTTGTGCTGCAGGACATCAGCAACCCCGATATCCTGCGTTTCGACTGGACCTTCACCTGGCTGAGCGGTGTGGCCGCCCTCTCCATCATCAACGTCAACTTCAACTACGTCCCCTGCGACGTGTGGGGGGAGTTGCGTAATGTGAAGACCTTGGACATCTCCGGCAACCGCCTGAGAGACAGTTACATCTACAACCAGCTCTGCCACTACCAGGGAGTCATGCCCAAGCtggaaaacttcattttggCTTCCAACCAGCTcctcagcctggctgtgctggccaCCTTGACCCGGACCTGGCCCCGGCTCAACCGCCTTGACGCCAGCCACAACAGCTtgggcagcctgcaggagaCGTGCCAATGGAGTCCCACCTTGCGCTGGCTGGCCCTCCACCACAACCAGGTGACGGTGGACACCTTCAGGTGCCTGCCCACCACCCTCGAGTACCTGGACCTCTCCTACTCGCAACTTGACCGCTTGGACATGGACTACTTCAGCCAAAGCCCCCGGCTGCGGGAGCTGCGGTTGAGTGGCAACAAGATCAAGTTCATCCCCTCCGAGTGGAGGTGCCTGCGGCTGGAGGTGCTGGCAATTGACGGCAACTCCTTCGGCATCATCAACCGCGGCTCCTTCGTCAACATGCCACGGCTCGTTAGCCTGGCGGCCGGCAACAACCCCTACCACTGCACCTGTGACCTCTACCTCTTCCTGGAGGAGACGCGGCGATGGGGGCGACCCACCTTGGCTGACTGGCCCCACAACTGGACCTGCTACCACCCCGAGCCTCTGCTGGACACGGCCGTGGCCACCTACACCCCACGGCCCCTAGAATGCAACGTGCCGGCGCTGGTGACGGTGGCGGTGGCCAGCacggcggtggtggtggtggtgtgcgCCGTGCTCTGCTGGAAGCTGGACGCCGGTTGGTACCTACGAGCCACGTACCGCTTGGTGCGCGCCAGGTACGGCAAGCGGCCGGCGGGCACGGCGCGGCGATGCTCCTACCACGCCTTCATCTCCTACAGCCGCGCTGACGCCGGTTGGGTTCGCCAGGAGCTTCTGCAGCGGTTGGAGAACATCGTGCCACCCTACCGGCTCTGTATCCACGAGCGGGACTTCACGCCGGGTCGCTGGATCATCGAGAACATCGTGGAGAACATCGAGAGGAGCGCCAAGGTCATCTTCATCCTCTCCCGTAGCTTCGTCGACAGCGAGTGGTGCAACTACGAGCTCTACTTCGCCCACCAGCGCGCCGTGGGGGCT GGCAGCGAGGACGTCATCTTGGTGGTCCTGGAGCCCATGGAGGCGCGGGGGCTGCCCCGACGCTTCGCCCGCCTCCGCGCGCTCTTGGCCACCAGGACCTACCTGGAGTGGCCCCGCGAGCCCCAGCGGCGACCCTTCTTCTGGCTCCAGCTCCGTGGGCTCctgggcagccccggggggctCGAGCCCGCTGCCGGTGAGGAGGTGGCCGTGGGGGGCCACCACGTAGCGGTGGCACTGGGGCCACCTGTCCCGCGGGTGGctttggggtgctgctggggggtcCCCACGCAGGGGTAG